From the genome of Clavelina lepadiformis chromosome 2, kaClaLepa1.1, whole genome shotgun sequence:
TCCAGCAATGAATTACAATGAAATTGCAGCCAACAATGATGGAGATTTGGAAAAGAAATTCAACAAGTGTGATCCAAGTGATGGTGGAAGTGAATTAAAATCTCATCCAGCTAACTTCAACATTGAAAACAACCCGACTGACAAGCTTGTGATAAAGCAGATAAGTCCAACCAAGGTGATAACAAGACTGATTGATACAAAATCAGAAAGAATCGAGCCGAATGAGGATAATGTTGAGAACAATTTGAACAGTGTACATGAGTTCAACTCTTCATCCGGCCAATGTTGTGATACCATTGATGATAAATCTAGTAGTAACTTAATGCCTTCTGAAACTGAAGGGTCATCTATGCTGGAGCAAAGTAAGAGGAAAACAAAGGTTAACACAAAAACTGTCAAAAAGAAAGAGAATTCTCCTGACTGTCACTTTGTTGATAATGAACCTTCCATAAATCTTCCATTACAGTCACTGTCATCCACATcttcatttgaaaacaatatggACAGTGATGAGGAGAATGATGGAATATCATCATCACCCAAGCGCAATTTACGCAAGTTCGCTTTAAAGAGTTCTGATGATGATGCAGGTGATTTAGGGACACGAGAAGCAAGACAACGCATCCAATCAGGAAAGAGGCATTCACTGACAAGACAGAGGAGTAAGTCCCAAGATCCCAATTTCACCATGGCGACAAAAACACGGAATTCCACTGATGCGAACATTGTGGCAAGAGGCGACACAGATGGAAAAATGTCCGACAGTTATCCCGGACCACCTTCATCTTCTACGAGAGCAAGACATCGAAGCTTTGGCAGCACATCCTCATCACCACAGGATCAAGTCCCGGCATCCTTTTCCTTATCGTCTGATATTGACTCACCACGGAGGTACCCAAGAAGAAACACGTACACTTGCTTGAAGTCTTTTTCCGGCCTCTCTCCCAACTATGCATTGGCATCGTACTCAAGGACTGATAGAAAATTACCTAAAGTTGATAGAAAACAAAATGCCAGGAAACAAAAGAAGTCAAGATCGGAAAGTATTTTTCAagataaaagaaaaagaagcaaTAAACATGACAGTCTTAAAGTTAGCCTAACATTGCTTTCGGAAAATTCTGTTGTTTCTCTTATTGGGGTAGatgatttttcagaaacagacaaaatgcaacaaaaatcacccatttattttaatgaaatgccTGTTGATAATGAGACACTTGATGTGAAATCTTCCACTTCTTGTAAAAAATCTGAAAGCAATGTTGAAAAAGCATCGGAGCGCAGTGTGGGTAATAGCATCGATGAAAGAGTAAATGAGCATACAACAGTTGCATCGACTGGTAAGTGGAAAGATTTTGACTTTTTGCTCTTACGCTTTACTCTTTTTCGACTACTTATTAGGAGTTTTTACGAAAATTATaatgtacaactaatgtagtTAATAGTTATAGCCTAGGCCCAACCTACAGTTATCGGCAagatatgtttttaaaagtgttTCTGCCTTTTCAGAGATAATTACTAACATCATTACTACTCCAGAAAGTGATGAAATTCTTGAAAAGAGTTCAGCTAGCTTATCCGATGGCACAGATGAGAATATTAACATCGTTAAATCAGTTCTTGGTACAGTATTGAACAATGTTGAGAAAGCGTTTGCTTGTCTGGATACCAACACAGAACTAAACTGGAGACAAGATGCCACAGAGCTGACTCTTGATGATGAGCAGTCATTTTTGAATGAATCTCTTGAGGTTGTaagaggaggaggagatgaCATTATGCAATTTACCGCTATGGATACTGCATTATCTCCAGTTCCAACCAGCCCTGATCAGCTTGCGATTCAccagacaaaaatttcaactgAAGACAGCATCCTGTTATCTCACCCCAACCTTTCTGCCCCAAAGAACATGTCTTCCACTGTTGGCTGTGATAAAGACATGTTGAATGAAAACTCCTTTTTCGTTCCTGAAGTATCTCCATCGCGGAGCATTAATATTGATGAGAGCTTAGTGCAGAATCCTAACAACAGTCTCTTTGCAAGTGAATGCCCGGTGTTGAATGTAGATGAAGTTCAAACACTTCTGGAGAATCCAGAACCACCTCTAGCTCAACCTGTGCTCAACACACCGCAGTTACAACCAGTCGCTTTTTCTAATGATGTAGCAGTGAGAGTTCAAATGCCTTTGGTTGTTTCACCTCAAGTGAACTTGATAAATCAGGCTATGCCACAACACACTGTTTTGCCGATTCATACACAAACTGTAGCAATGAGGGATATAGGTTTGTCTGCAATGCCAATTGGTAGAGCAGCCATTCCCAGGATCAACTCATTGAATCGACCATCACAACATCAATTTTATTCAGGTGCACAAATTACAACAGGCGTTCGATACCAATCCCCAACAACGCCTTTCATAGTTCAAAAAGGTGGGGTCATGCCTCCGCATGCTGTCGCTGCACCATCGAGAAACATGGTTATATCTGGGCATCTTGCAAGCTCACACAATATTATACCTCACAATCCAACTGGTGCTGTGCCATATTCAATGCGAGTAACTATGGCGATGGCAGGTGCTATCAATTGTCAGCCACTTTCTACACAGGCGTTTAGTCCACTGCTTGTACCAAGTCAGCAACAAAAAGTCAgttcattttgtgaaaaacgtCCTCATACGTGTAACGAAAACACGATTCCAAAGCAGTTCAGTCCTGGTGCTGGTTACATCAACTCCACTTATCCAAAAGTATCTATTCAAGATGACGAAAGTTGTCAGAAGTCACTGCAAAGGCAAGATAACCTCAATCCGGtgagttgttttgaaaacttttacgATTCTTATTTCTTTGGATCACCCTAAATTATCATCTTTATTATCTGCAGCCTGCACAGTCACCGCAGAGTACATCGAGCAAAGAAGATGCCTTGGAGAATTTGATAGAATTTTACAGCGCGAAAAACAACCTTACACCTGAGGAAAAGGCAATTGTGAGGTCTATAATAAAAAGCCAGATAAAAAACAACCAGATGCCTTCACCCAGCAAATGCGACACTCCACCGACAATTAAACAGGAGTCAAATAATATCAGAAAGGTTTGCCTTTACTAATGATTAGATTTAATTTTTCGGTTAAATCACTATCTCATAAGAGCCTCTTCAACCAGGCAAAGTTGAGTTTGGAAATATAATTGTGTAAAAGTTCGATCGTTGTCATGGTTGAACAGGAAAGTTTTCGGGATTTTGTTTCACCGAAATGTCTTCAAATTCACTCTGATTTTTACACTTTGCATTGTTGCGGGTGTTTCAGGATTCAGCAAAAGGCAACAACAACAGTTCAGTAAATTCCAGTCAGAGAATACCTTCTCAACATGAAGGAATTCACCAGCAGGAACGAAAGAAAAAGAGTTCCGTGACTTTACAAGAAAGCAATGCTGGTacatgtacaattgtacatagTATTATCCCAGCCTCGTTGTGATGCGACTAATTTCCATAATAATGTAATAGAAGACGAACTTTTGGGTGATTTTTTTACACCATTTTCCGTTTCTGTTccagaatattttgaaaatgctcATAAAACCAATAACGACTTGTCTTGCTTAGCTGAAATTTATGCCAAACGTCGAAACTGCTATAAACATGGATCTCGGCCATTGACAAAGGTAAACTttgaaagttatttaaaactttctatTTTCAGCCTGCTATCTCTTGCTTGGTAGGATTATTCTGGTCTAGGTGCATTGCTGGGTTCTCACAATTTTGTCAATCTTGTAAATCATGTATAACAACATGTGCAATATGTAAATATATCAactcagcgtggtccaactgcaggcccgcgggccaaagttggcccgcgagcaccgattttttggcccgcgaactgatagtcagctttgattcAATCTGGCaacataacttcaatttttgtttctgtgTTATtgtaattaacaaaaaactttgtgaaTAATCCTTTGTAATGCGTGTGAcaattttttcagttctaatatcagtgtcacattgttcttcagttctaatttaaaaacattggcccgcaagataaaaaaaaattctgattttggcctgcgatgaaaagaagttggaccacgctgtaTCAACTTATCGCCCATGTTGAATACATTTAatgataaaagttaaattttggtTTAGGTTCTTTCATCGTACAATATCTTCCTTGGTGACAAACATGGCACaggaaaagaaaacaaacttcCTCCTCCTCCGAAAGTGTCCTTACAAGGCATGAGGAGTCGCCCACATCTCGTGTATGAGATAAAGAGTGATGACGGTTATTATACGAAAGGCACAGACCTACAAGGTTGTTTTACgtggttttaaatttattgtttaatgaAAGTTGACCTTGCTACACACAGCATGCTTATTGATATGCGTAGAACTTTACACTTTTCATCACTTTCTCGTGGCAGCGTTTTTTTTGTATGAACTGTTGACTTCTGTAGTTCAGTGTGATATTCAATTCCTTATCACCTGAGCAAAGTCCTTGCACATTCTAAAATTGACGACCACTTCTCGCTGTTACAGCCTTACTTACTAAGCGTTTCGTTTCCCTGGTCTTCGAAGTCTTGTTATGAAAGCATATGCAATTATGCATAGAAGAAACGTTGCTGTGATTGGAGATTAATTCTCTGTTCTAATTTCCAATGCTAGAGCTTGTAAATCAATTACTGACGTCTGTGCAAGAGTGCAGAGCCACTGCAAAAGGTTTCAATCCAACAATAGCCCTACACTCTGTGATGACGCCGCATGCTTTCCTTGGTGTCTCACATGATGCTGTGAGATTTCTGGTTGAGCAGCTTCCTGCCGCAAAATATTGTCATCGGTATCGAGCAAAGTATCACAAGCACAAGAAGGCAAAAGAAGAGGTGACCAAATGGAAAATAACGTAGCTCTTCATCCTTTCGACATCTCAATTTATTCTTCCTGTTTTTCATATGAAGATCACGCACATCAATCCTCATGGATGCTGCCGAGCAGAACAGTACAAGGGAAGGTCGAAGCCGGACATGTTCAGTTTTCTCGCCTCCAAACATCGTTATCCTCCTGAATTCCAACCAGACAAACACCAGGACGACGACATGCTACAGCTGAGTAACAGGTTGCGAAATGATGCATTACTCATCACTGTTTAGCTGGGATAATATTTCCATAAACATCTTACATTGAAATCAGATTTCGTTTTCATCAGTTTTTATGTTTCAGACGAGTTACGAGCATGGAAGACCTCCCTATGGCGATGAGATTTCGTCACCTTCGAACGTTCTCCAAAGAAGCCGTTGGAGTGTATCGCTCCTCAATTCACGGAAGAGGTTTGTACTGCAAAAGAGACCTAGAAGCTGGAGAGATGATCATGGAATACACTGGTCAGGTAAGGACTAGAACAAGCTGAGATATGGAAGCTTTAATGAAAGTTCAATACGGTTTGACTCGTTTACTGTAGAAATGTATCATTGTGTGCAAAGTCCTTATCATGTTTATGCCACGCGTGACTCTACTGATGACTCTGCTCTTTGTCTTGTCAGATGATCCGCAAAGACCTGACAGACAAGCGTGAAAAGCACTATGAAAGCAAAAGCATCGGGTGTTACATGTTCCGCATGGATGATCTCTACGTTGTGGATGCCACCATATTGGGCTCTGCGGCACGCTTTATCAATCATTCGTGCGAGCCGAGCTGCTATTCTCGTATTGTTCACGTTgatggtaaattttaaagccGCTTTGTGTTTAACATTCTGTACCCTGCTAccttaaacttgtttttaaacttgcTCTACTGTTGTTCTCCAGGAAAGAAACACATCGTCATCTTCGCGCTCCGCAAGATCTATCGTGGTGAAGAACTCACTTACGATTACAAGTTTCCAATCGAGGATGAGACGCACAAAATTACATGCAACTGCGGCGCTCGCAGTTGCCGCAAATACTTGAACTAATAAAATACCCACTGAAACTTCACTTTGGAAATTGAAGTGGAGAAGCCGCTCATGTGACGGATTCGTTGAAGTTTGCCCTCGAAATGAAAGCGTTCTGAATCTTCTTTACCCTGATCCTCCATTCAACTTATCAGTTTTTATGCAAACCCGGCAGCATTTCAAAACGAAAAGGTGTTTTTCTGTTTCGAACACCCAACTTACCTGATTGTTCTTTGAGATGACATCGGGTGCGAATCGTCCGCACTTTCCCTACAAACTGCCAGACGATTTCTTCACGTGCGAACCTTCTTTTACTCTCTTTTTACTGTGTCTGCATTCCACTGCCATAGTTCAGGCGCAATTATGttgatatattttgtatatgttgcctacaaaaattattttttgtacaaGTATGGGGTACCaacattaaaatcaaaaacatatttctttcATTGCCTCTTATCATTTTTCGTTCATTGACTAAGTCGATCGAAGGATTTCGCtcacaaaaaaaagtttgtttctaAACCAGTGCGCTGCAAACAAGGACAAATACTTAATACTTAAGTTTATTGCATTTGGGTGAGACTTGTAGTATTTGCTTTATTACGTCCGGCGGAAACTACACAAATTCactcaaaaagaaaaattattagcATGTTGTATGATCTGCACCATTGGTTTCTAAGGGTTGTTTGTGTGTTGTAGCCTATTATAGTTCATTTCTTTCTCAGTTTCATCTCAACTTTCTTCAGTGAGTAGTTGTAACCGAGCCACGTTTTCCAGTTCACTCCATCAGCATAAGAATCGTGATTTCCTCCCAAGTAGAGCCCGTTAAGGTTAGCAGAGTGACAGCTAGAATACCACCAACCGCCTTTGTACAGCAAAGCACAGCTGTCTGAGCTACTGGTATCTTGATCTAAATCCTTTGCGCTAAATTTTTGTCCAGAATAACTAGAGAAAGAATCccctaaaatattaaaaaaaatttttttttgagaaTTAAACAACACAAGCAGATTGAATGTGTTTGTGGAATGAACATGGCTAAATAGGCGCAATGTTTGCGTTTAGTAGaaaaaaaagttcaaaacaaTTTCTCGAAGAATGCTTTTGCAGTCGTCAAGAAAGTGTATGACAAAGTACTCACCAGCATCTCCGCTGTATCCACCCACAGTCAGCTCGTAATCCGTTCCCGCGCCGACCAAAAAATTGCtgataaatgttttgttaataattttGCTTCACATTTAGTCCGTGTTTAGTTATTTTTACCTGTAGAAAGCGTATCGCATGTTTCCATCAAAGTCTTCCATGTCTATTCGCAATTCATATTCACCGTCCTTGGTCAACTTATGTAGAGAATCAAGTCCTGTTGTTTGGATAGATTAAAATCACACTCCAATATAAAAAAGTCAATGACTTTTTCTACCCACTTACCTAACCAAAACTCTCCTTTTGGATTTCCGAAACCAGTCACATAATCGCTGAAGTTTctaaaaaagttttctgttcCATCCACTCGTCTTTGGAACACCTAAGTTTGAAAGAATATTGTTGTACAAATAAATACTAAACAGATTATTAGTTCTTACGAACTTAGGGTTAATGTCTTTTATGCTACGGAACTTCATAAATTGATAATGTACGTTTCCAACAGCTGGCTCGTCAAGATTGTGTTTAAGGGCTGCTTTAGATATTTTGCGCAAAAGCAACCATAGCTGTTGTGGTagcaataaaatgttgtcaCTTTGAAGGGCACAAACATCgtctcaaactgttttacTAACGATTTAGGGTCGCGAAACGCTGGAGTTGAGTCTATTCGTTGATTACCTTcctatttaaatttttgcgtttttaatCACATGTCATTACGTTAagattattaattaattatcaattcGATTAGACgtgcttttgtttatttctgcTAATTAAGTCTTATCTTTTTTATGTGTTGGCCGTTCAGCTGAGCAAGTGCAATACCAAGATGTACACGCAGCCTTCAGCATTATGTGGAGTCAGATGTACGAAATTTCAGACATCTCATTTCATAACAGATCTCGCAACCATCGCAGACGCAACTTGATTACAACTATTTAATCAATGGAGCTAGATTTGAAAATAGCTTTCGGTTCTCAATTTCCCTCTAGcttttcataaatatttaaattagcATTAAGTAAGAAATCACATCTGTTTCGgtcattcaaatatttttgttgaaagaCTGAACAATATTAGACAGGCATTTTGCAATCATAGACTCACCAACCACACACCTCCGTCCGTCTCAAAATCACAAAAGACCTCCAAACCCGCTGACTTATTTTTGAACGGGAATATTGTGTAAATGCCACTGGCGGCTGATTGGCTAATGATAGTTGTGTCTTCACACGTTTTCAGCAGAGCTCCTAAAGAATGcatgatttttaataaataaatgaataaacattAAGTTCAACGATTTTTgtcaaataaatacaaaaataatccATCAATGACACATATTGTAATTCATTGGTTTTCAACTCTCTTTGATTCGTGGCACCTCTTTCTGTAAACAACATTTCGCGGCAGCCTGAATTGTttagttatttttgtattttcggTGACCTAATTATCGGCATATGGCATATATATAATGTCAAAATAATATTGCTTTCAAACTAAGaagcaaaaagtttttgaGTTGATTCTTGAAAATTCCGGATAGGTAGGCTAAAATCCTCTTCCTGTCACTACAAGCTGTTCACTCAGATTACCATTCAACTTAAATGGGATAACCCTTCACAGCGGTTGGATATCACTGATGTAAATGGCCTTATACTCCATATAGGCTACGAAATCGTTTGTGTGATAATGATAACCTTTGTGAGTTTACGAAATAGCTTTTGTCACTAAATGTTGTAATTCTTTTATGGTGGAATGCTGCGCGAGCCTTCTGTCGTACTTTAAGAATATACAGACACATTGCTTGAAGTAAGCTATGTAGGTCTAACATTTATGTCATCAGGTATTAAGCTAGTGTAGGCCCATATGCAAAAACATACTTTGGAGAAGCGAAACTTTTTGAGCAAGCTCTGCTACATCATTACACTCGCATTGTTCCGCATTGGTTCCTTTTTCACCCTTTTCACCTTTGGGTCCCTGTTTCCCGATGCGAAAGGTTGATGAATGAGAATTTGATGCTGCATTTCCTAAAGTTGATGCTCCACATTGCATACTACAAGATTCAAAACTAACTTGACATTGTACAAGTGTGAGGCAGGCAACCGCACCAACCACTGATAGGATTGTAAATTGGTCCATATCAACACAAACCTATTCAGTGTTATTGTTGATTGTAGTCCTCAAAACACATATAATGAccttttaaatatatttagaTTTTAAGATACATTGACTGCTATAAAATTCTTATAGATAACTCAACTTCTTTTTTAGTATCGATTtgaataaaagtacaacaagTAGAGTCAAACAGCCTCCTGCAGAAAATAACTCACTTTGGTTTACCACTTTTTGCGGATACTGTACATTAACTAAATATAAATACAGACTCTCAAAATGAAATGCTCTATGCGCTATTAGggcaaacatgtttttaaaagcataTTTTGCGAAAAAAATTTGCGCCTGGAGCTACATACATTTTCGTATCTAACTATAACGGATGACAGACTAAATAAAGTATTTCTTGTGCGTTATCTATCACTGCGTTATTTATCACtgaaactaaaaataaacagtAAGTAAACGTGTAAGTGTCTGTTAGTATCTGATTTGTTGCAAGAATCAGATTTAACAAACGTTCATAAAATTCAATGAACATATGTGAGTTTGCCATGCGTCGAATGAGCAGCTTCTTTCTTCGAAGCTCATGTAACAGCGGCACGCAGCGATTGAGATCTGACTTTGTTTTATAGTAAATGCCTGACAGAGCTTAATTCAGACAGCTCTGTGTACAGCAAATACAATGTCTTCATTAATAAGAACTGCTTATAACGTATAGTTCTTGCTAGTTTCTCAGCTGATagcaaaaactgaaaaaacacCATAGTTATGTACAAGTAAGCTATATATACCAGCGCTATATATATATGACGACATTTGTCAAGCAATTGCCACGCATTACAGGATGCAAGTCATACAAATACGTCAAACAACAACTATATTGCCAAAGTTACGTCAAAGTTACTAGACAAATTTGGTACCAACTTGCTGGGAACGATTGGTGAAAATATGCTGTGTGTAACGACATTGCTAGAGGTAATTTTAGACTTTAAATCGAACAATTGCATGGTTGTTGATGATACTGATATTTGTAAAACCTGTTGTGAAAGCcatgatttaaaataaaatcataaaaattaatttaaattcaattAATTTCACTCCAATTTATTTGGATTCATTTAGCTCCATGTTAATTGagataaaattataaaaaatcaaaacaaacttttaaaaatttagataaattctgataaatttaaattatgttACATCAGTGAAagtaatatttgtaaaaattgaaatatttttaaattactcaCATGTAAGcttatgaaaataaatttaaataaatttgcattagtttattaaaattttatataatttaTGTAAACTAAGCTTGCACCAAATAAACGGCGATTGGCTTTAGACGGTATTTTACCGGTTAACTGACGTCGATTTTTAATAGGTTTAAAAATCTGTATCTGCTAAAATTGTCATtacatgtaattttttttcaatatttttataaaaaactgACTTTATTAGATGACAACCAATTAATCAGCATTGGGCAATTTCGAATGACTGATTCGCTTTTGAATAATTGGTCATTACTGAAATTGACTTTCAACGGTAGTGTAGCAAAAGTTGACATGTGGACAACTAATTACACAAAATAAGCTTATACATGCCGATTTAACTGTCCTTATCCTTATAAAAAAAGAAGGAAATAAAATGAGAACATGCGTCGAACCACCTTACGCGTCTGAAAGGCTCTCAAAAACTTTCATTATGTTTTAATATAATTcgtttaaaacttgaaaaccAATACCCAACGACCAAAACTTTAACGCTGTATTTAGAAAGCTTTGTTGCTATTGGACatgtttgatgaaaaattaCTATTGAGGAACTAGCTAAATGCACTTCTCAACTGACATAATATATGTaacataaacttttattttatgtttgttataATTTCTACTAAAATCTGTCTACCACTTTTTTAGCTTTTATAGCCTTTTTAAATAACGTAATTAATACCGTGTGAAAAACTGAAAAGCTTGGGAGATGAGAcaagaataaaacaaatgtaccAAATCTACAATTAGTCGAATGCATAGTATTCACtataattattattgcatTTTCTTAGTTATGTTGGAAATCAAAATTCTGAAACACAACATTCAAAATAGTGTTGAATATTAAACTCAAGATTAATTGTTGCTAAATTTCCAGCTTCTAGTTCAATTTCAACGATTTAACAGGAACATGTTGTCTTATCATATAAAACGCTGAACTGCAGTGTCCTGCTTGAAGTGTTCATACATGATTGACATACCACTGGCACGTCATAGAAACAAACGTTTTCAACTTCTCATATTTCTTTTCGCTCATACctaaaagtttttaagtttttagtGAAGCCTTCTTATACAAAGATATAACTTTGCTGTAATTATAGCGTGGAATCCGCAAATTGAACAATATGTCAATCATTTCCATATAAAAATAACCTATAAATTAAGTGTTTACGAAAACCTATAAGGCAGCACAAGAgtttcaagtttttcaaagtatgagaaatattttcaacatccTATAGCGTTTAGTGCGGATGAAAAGCCACTTTTTTCCGCCTCTTAATGGTTTTTCATATCCGCTGCATCCAGGTGTAAATGTTGATTCAAGAAAATTTAAGTGGGAAATCAATTGCTCAAGCTGAAGCAAcaagtataggctatatagtttataaaactttgtaaGACTTGTCTCAAAA
Proteins encoded in this window:
- the LOC143447130 gene encoding microfibril-associated glycoprotein 4-like isoform X1: MDQFTILSVVGAVACLTLVQCQVSFESCSMQCGASTLGNAASNSHSSTFRIGKQGPKGEKGEKGTNAEQCECNDVAELAQKVSLLQRALLKTCEDTTIISQSAASGIYTIFPFKNKSAGLEVFCDFETDGGVWLVFQRRVDGTENFFRNFSDYVTGFGNPKGEFWLGLDSLHKLTKDGEYELRIDMEDFDGNMRYAFYSNFLVGAGTDYELTVGGYSGDAGDSFSSYSGQKFSAKDLDQDTSSSDSCALLYKGGWWYSSCHSANLNGLYLGGNHDSYADGVNWKTWLGYNYSLKKVEMKLRKK
- the LOC143447130 gene encoding microfibril-associated glycoprotein 4-like isoform X2, with the translated sequence MQCGASTLGNAASNSHSSTFRIGKQGPKGEKGEKGTNAEQCECNDVAELAQKVSLLQRALLKTCEDTTIISQSAASGIYTIFPFKNKSAGLEVFCDFETDGGVWLVFQRRVDGTENFFRNFSDYVTGFGNPKGEFWLGLDSLHKLTKDGEYELRIDMEDFDGNMRYAFYSNFLVGAGTDYELTVGGYSGDAGDSFSSYSGQKFSAKDLDQDTSSSDSCALLYKGGWWYSSCHSANLNGLYLGGNHDSYADGVNWKTWLGYNYSLKKVEMKLRKK